Proteins co-encoded in one Candida albicans SC5314 chromosome 3, complete sequence genomic window:
- a CDS encoding uncharacterized protein (Protein of unknown function; transcript upregulated in an RHE model of oral candidiasis; rat catheter and Spider biofilm repressed): protein MSFQNKNLYDLLGNDVEEDAAPSAPSREVVKKNTSSKKSDAAPASADPAKAKKKKSPTGNEAALKNKNFNKDVAPPQSTATKHSKKPFDRHSRTGKTDSKKKLQQGWGQSDKRELEGEVEGTEDAEAELEAEAEENDESANAIPKKSLQEYLAELELSKQELEGSKKLRQANEGAEQKWTAEEKIEKQQEVFFASTHTKKAKSKAQKEKVFLDIDANFGDEQPQTTRGGFRGGKRGGARGGSRGGAKRGGARGAAKPEVNDKNFPSL from the exons ATGtcttttcaaaacaaa AACTTGTACGATTTATTAGGCAATGATGTCGAAGAGGATGCTGCTCCTTCAGCTCCATCCAGAGAAGTTGTCAAGAAGAACACTTCTTCTAAGAAATCAGATGCTGCTCCAGCTTCAGCTGACCCAGCCAAGGctaagaagaagaagtcaCCAACTGGTAACGAAGCTGCtttgaaaaacaagaacTTCAACAAAGATGTTGCTCCACCTCAATCCACTGCTACCAAACACTCCAAGAAACCATTTGATCGTCATTCAAGAACCGGTAAAACCGAttctaaaaagaaattgcaACAAGGATGGGGCCAAAGTGACAAGAGAGAATTAGAAGGTGAAGTTGAAGGTACTGAAGATGCTGAAGCTGAATTGGAAGCTGAAGCTGAAGAAAACGATGAATCTGCTAACGCCATCCCAAAGAAATCATTGCAAGAATACCTTGCTGAATTGGAATTGTCGaaacaagaattagaaGGATCCAAGAAACTCAGACAAGCTAACGAAGGTGCTGAACAAAAATGGACCGCCGAAGAAAAGATCGAAAAGCAACAAGAAGTTTTCTTTGCTTCCACTCACACCAAGAAAGCTAAATCCAAGGCCCAAAAGGAAAAGGTCTTTTTAGACATTGATGCTAACTTTGGTGACGAACAACCTCAAACTACCAGAGGTGGATTCAGAGGTGGTAAGAGAGGTGGTGCCAGAGGTGGTTCAAGAGGTGGCGCTAAAAGAGGTGGTGCCAGAGGTGCTGCTAAACCAGAAGTTAATGACAAAAACTTCCCATCTTTGTAA
- the SEC7 gene encoding Arf family guanine nucleotide exchange factor (Putative guanine nucleotide exchange factor (GEF); mutation confers hypersensitivity to Brefeldin A; caspofungin repressed) has product MSEQEEETASKSQEIETPSESIEKNGQKENTTTDNTSNGNKKSDDSLQPATEEELHQPENVVQETTNIEYVVEDTVPTSDDTDSPKNTENNKPNTETDNAFNANIEGTPRSINSPESVPDTVITPAEDVSVQSTPRANHNRQSSILSISSNATVDNAQIFKKTFDIILTSKEAKKDDSFKNLIQTALDSLNDPESKNPQIIFNALKACCDTSSTNLKSKAIDLFAKLFDYAQFDDYSEQVKLTDDSVSVISACFEGEGTDPELEVQVVRALMHSILLMPCHGASLLQAVRQIYNVFIFSLTARNQAVAQGILTQVIGTIFQRVEESVKNKSKRNSTPRLTSSSSDDNLEIQASDETENQEKLTLKRLENLNDVINDNDRLNEANFATETDEDLAVKDAFLVFRAMCKLSIKSLDSATIDMKSHSVRSKLLSLHIVHTILKDHIDIFLSHDVIILSSNTNEHVRMVNAVRQYINLALSKNAASALAPVFELSLEIFWLIISNLRAEFKREIPVFWDEIYFPVAEMKTSSAHQKRYLLSIIERLCNDSRCIIEFYLNYDCDSNMPNICEKLIDYLTKLSLQRVEVTPQQKYAYRENRRNGISVYDINKISNLTSKTMSSRPPEPEIYSQFPLEYALKMTSIGCAVAFLRSLYSWAQRGLTNANSKQFTIDNNNKSLSSLRNRSDSTNTSISASRNHSFVNGDSLTDSDNPQQFENQKQRKKAFLEGVRQFNQKAKKGLRYFIDNGFIAADDPKDIAKFLLTTDGLDKATIGEYLGEGDEKNIAIMHAFVDEMEFEETGFVDAMRRFLQSFRLPGEAQKIDRFMLKFAERYVLGNPEVFSNADAAYILSYSVIMLNTDLHSPQIKNRMTIDSFIMNNSGIDDGEDLPREFLEKIYDEIQNNEIKLQSEQHAALLAGDLSIPASGQSIGFFGGRDVTREAYIHASKEMSTKTEKLMRNLGKKSKSDDSEGVFYAASNVLHVKSIFDTLWMSILAALTPPFKEYDEEDVSRTCLEGIKLSIRIACMFDLNYAKTSFISALVQFQNLHNYEEMKQKNIDSIYIMLELAVSEGDHLGRDAWIQILTSISQLERLQLIAQGVDQDSIPDVTIAKLVTRNSLETSRTSGSFFRSFSSSQTPSQTAASKFHNQQLSPEVASLLTKTELEVAIDKVFTNSANLSGESIVQFVRALSEVAQEEIDSSGQSTNPRTYSLQKVVDICYYNMSRIRLEWSQLWAAMGETFNAVGCHTNPAISFFALDSLRQLSMRFLEIEELAHFKFQKEFLKPFEYIILHNDSLEVKDMVLECINNMILARADKIKSGWKTIFGVCTAAAKENKESIVMKAYKMANWINKEYVEEVRLQDSFSDLVVCFTVMAKNEKFQRVSLLSLDVLSRLIHEIAQYTVLNTGEDNKPIVPDIEKNEHLVKLWFPVLYGFHDIIMTGEELEVRSRALTYLFDVLMKYGQYFDFEFWKIICENLLFPIFHVLSNHWEIGLDDINDQLSVWLSTTLIQALKSMMTLFTHYFDALNSFLDGYLELIISCICQENDTIARIGRECLISLLIDNAQNFNNEHWGKVSDALSNLFELTTAKELFTSDPLRNRTVKDSEGSSSDIGGEDVEHTESKNSIIDDAEERLKKSKDKSSIVVKSVLQLLLIQSLSELFESDDFYENVPYDYLFKMAKLLFKSYNFAKKFNDDYDLRVRLWNAGVIERLPNLLKQESSSAAVFINITFRMYCDDDKASPANKQSLLDYLVPLCNTIVERYSELDETNQQRNISTWKPVIVEIYEGYVELDDDDFTKHCPALYHLTLKLFSKSMSSELRLAMKAFLTRVGEEFVSISDNNKERR; this is encoded by the coding sequence ATGTctgaacaagaagaagaaacagCCCTGAAGTCACAGGAAATTGAGACTCCGTCTGAGTCAATTGAGAAAAATggacaaaaagaaaacaccACCACGGATAATACTCTGAAtggaaataaaaaatccGATGATTCCTTACAGCCAGCTACAGAAGAGGAATTGCACCAACCAGAAAACGTAGTACAGGAAACAACTAATATTGAATATGTGGTAGAAGATACAGTTCCTACTTCGGATGACACAGATTCACCTAAAAACACCGAGAATAATAAGCCTAATACTGAGACGGACAACGCCTTCAATGCCAACATTGAGGgaacaccaagaagtatTAACTCACCAGAATCAGTCCCTGACACAGTAATCACTCCAGCTGAGGATGTATCGGTTCAGAGTACCCCAAGAGCTAACCATAATCGTCAGAGTTCGATCTtgtcaatttcatcaaatgcAACAGTCGATAATGCTCAAATTTTCAAGAAAACATTCGACATAATTCTTACTTCAAAAGAGGCCAAGAAAGATGACAGCTTtaagaatttgattcagACTGCCCTTGATTCTTTAAATGACCCGGAATCGAAAAATCCTCAAATTATATTCAACGCCCTAAAAGCATGTTGTGATACATCAAGCACAAACTTGAAATCAAAAgcaattgatttgtttgccaaattatttgattatgCCCAGTTTGACGATTATTCGGAACAGGTTAAACTAACTGACGACTCAGTGAGCGTAATATCAGCTTGTTTTGAAGGAGAGGGAACGGATCCTGAATTGGAAGTACAAGTTGTGAGAGCTTTGATGCATAGTATTCTTTTAATGCCATGCCACGGCGCATCTTTGCTACAAGCTGTTAGACAGATTTATAAtgtatttattttttcattaacaGCCAGAAATCAAGCTGTCGCTCAAGGGATTTTGACCCAGGTCATTGGAACAATTTTCCAAAGAGTTGAAGAGTCAGTGAAGAATAAGAGTAAAAGAAACAGTACTCCTAGATTAACgtcatcttcttcagaTGATAATTTGGAAATCCAAGCATCCGATGAAACAGAGAACCAAGAGAAACTTACGTTGAAACGCTTGGAAAACTTGAATGATGTTATTAATGACAATGATCGCTTAAACGAAGCCAATTTTGCCACCGAAACAGATGAAGATTTAGCAGTCAAAGATGCATTTTTGGTATTTCGAGCAATGTGCAAGCTTTCAATCAAGTCATTAGATTCAGCCACCATTGATATGAAGTCACATTCTGTGagatcaaaattattatcattgcACATAGTTCATACTATTTTGAAGGATCACATCGACATATTTTTGAGTCATGATGTTATAATTTTATCTTCAAATACCAACGAGCATGTGCGAATGGTAAACGCAGTAAGGCAATACATCAATTTGGCACTTTCCAAAAATGCCGCCTCAGCATTGGCTCCTGTTTTTGAACTTTCATTAGAGATTTTTTGGCTCataatttcaaacttgAGAGCAGAATTTAAAAGAGAAATACCTGTTTTCTGGGATGAAATATATTTCCCAGTTGCCGAAATGAAAACTTCAAGTGCCCATCAAAAGCGTTATTTATTGTCGATAATTGAACGATTATGCAATGATTCGAGAtgtattattgaattttatttgaattatgATTGTGACAGCAACATGCCAAATATTTGTGAAAAGcttattgattatttgacCAAACTTTCATTGCAAAGAGTTGAGGTCACTccacaacaaaaatatgCCTATCGTGAAAACAGAAGAAATGGAATATCTGTTTACGAcatcaataaaatttcaaaccTCACCAGTAAAACTATGTCCTCAAGACCACCTGAGCCAGAGATCTATAGTCAATTCCCCTTGGAGTATGCATTAAAAATGACTTCAATTGGATGTGCTGTAGCATTCTTACGCTCGTTATATTCTTGGGCACAAAGGGGTCTTACCAATGCCAACTCTAAACAGTTTACTattgataacaataacaagtCGTTATCGTCACTCAGAAACCGTTCAGACTCAACAAATACATCAATTAGTGCTTCGAGAAACCATTCATTTGTCAACGGAGACAGCTTAACTGATAGTGATAATCCTCAGcaatttgaaaaccaaAAGCAAAGGAAGAAGGCATTTTTGGAAGGTGTACGACAATTTAACCAGAAAGCCAAAAAGGGGTTGCGCTactttattgataatgggTTTATTGCTGCAGATGATCCAAAGGATATTGccaaatttcttttgacAACAGATGGATTAGATAAAGCTACTATTGGAGAATACCTCGGGGAAGGTGATGAAAAGAACATTGCTATTATGCATGCATTTGTCGATGAAAtggaatttgaagaaacaGGGTTTGTCGACGCAATGAGAAGATTTTTACAATCTTTCCGATTACCCGGGGAAGCTCAGAAGATTGATAGATTTATGTTAAAGTTTGCTGAAAGATATGTTTTGGGAAATCCCGAGGTTTTCTCCAATGCTGACGCCGCATACATTTTGTCATATTCGGTTATTATGTTGAACACTGATTTACATTCTcctcaaatcaaaaatagaatGACCATTGACAGCTTTATAATGAATAATTCTGGAATTGATGATGGGGAAGATTTACCCAGAgaatttttggaaaaaatttatgatgaaattcaaaacaaCGAGATTAAGTTACAATCAGAACAACATGCTGCATTATTGGCAGGTGATCTTTCTATTCCTGCATCCGGTCAATCAATAGGATTTTTCGGTGGACGTGATGTTACACGTGAAGCATACATTCATGCATCAAAAGAAATGTCAACCAAAACCGAAAAGTTGATGAGAAACTTGggtaaaaaatcaaaatcagaTGACCTGGAAGGTGTTTTCTATGCTGCAAGTAATGTGTTGCACGTCAAATCCATTTTTGATACATTGTGGATGTCGATATTAGCTGCACTCACTCCACCTTTCAAAGAATACGACGAAGAAGATGTCAGTCGAACATGTCTTGAAGGAATTAAGTTATCCATTCGCATAGCGTGTatgtttgatttgaattatgCCAAAACATCTTTTATTAGTGCTTTGGTTCAATTTCAGAATCTCCATAATTACGaagaaatgaaacaaaagaaCATTGATTCAATCTACATAATGTTGGAGTTGGCAGTTTCTGAAGGAGATCATTTGGGGCGTGATGCCTggattcaaattttaaCATCTATATCGCAATTAGAACGATTGCAATTAATTGCTCAAGGTGTGGATCAGGATTCAATTCCAGATGTTACAATTGCCAAACTTGTAACGAGAAACTCTTTGGAGACTTCTCGAACTAGTGGTAGTTTTTTCAgatcattttcttcttcgcAAACACCATCTCAAACAGCAGCAAGCAAGTTCCATAATCAGCAATTATCGCCAGAAGTTGCCAGTTTATTAACAAAGACGGAGTTGGAAGTTGCTATTGACAAAGTGTTTACAAACAGTGCTAATTTGTCTGGAGAAAGTATCGTCCAGTTTGTCAGAGCATTATCTGAAGTGGCACAAGAGGAAATTGATTCCTCTGGTCAAAGCACCAACCCTAGAACTTATTCGTTACAAAAAGTTGTGGATATTTGTTACTACAACATGAGTAGAATCCGTTTAGAATGGTCTCAGCTTTGGGCAGCCATGGGTGAAACTTTTAATGCAGTTGGTTGTCATACCAATCCTGCTATTCTGTTTTTCGCTTTGGATTCCTTGCGTCAGTTGTCCATGAGgtttttggaaattgaGGAATTGGCTCATTTTAAATTTCAgaaagaatttttaaagCCTTTTGAGTATATCATACTACACAATGATTCTCTTGAAGTGAAAGATATGGTTTTGGAATGCATCAACAATATGATTTTGGCCAGAGCtgataaaatcaaatccggttggaaaacaatttttggGGTTTGCACAGCTGCAGCCAAGGAAAACAAAGAGTCAATTGTGATGAAAGCTTATAAAATGGCCAACTGGATAAACAAAGAATACGTTGAAGAAGTAAGACTCCAAGACTCATTTTCAGATTTGGTGGTTTGTTTTACGGTTATGGCCAAAAACGAAAAGTTCCAAAGAGTCAGTTTATTATCGTTAGACGTTTTATCCAGATTAATCCATGAAATTGCTCAATACACTGTGCTCAACACTGGTGAAGATAATAAACCAATTGTTCCtgacattgaaaaaaatgaacATCTAGTAAAATTGTGGTTCCCAGTTTTGTACGGTTTCCATGATATTATCATGACTGGTGAAGAATTGGAGGTCAGATCACGAGCTTTGACATATTTGTTTGATGTGTTGATGAAATATGgacaatattttgattttgaattttggaaaattatCTGTGAAAACTTGTTATTTCCTATCTTTCATGTATTGAGTAATCATTGGGAAATTGGACTTGATGATATTAATGACCAATTATCAGTTTGGCTATCCACAACTTTAATTCAAGCTTTGAAAAGCATGATGACATTATTCACTCATTATTTTGATGCCTTAAACAGCTTTCTTGATGGTTATCTCGAGTTGATCATATCTTGTATATGCCAAGAAAATGATACAATTGCTCGTATTGGACGTGAATGTTTGATATCATTGTTAATCGATAATGCCCAAAACTTTAATAATGAACACTGGGGAAAGGTTTCAGATGCTCTTAGCAACTTGTTTGAATTAACAACTGCCAAAGAATTGTTTACATCCGACCCACTCAGAAATAGAACTGTTAAAGATAGTGAAGGTAGTTCAAGTGATATTGGCGGAGAAGATGTGGAACACACAGAAAGCAAGAACTCTATTATTGATGACGCGGAAGAGAgattaaagaaatcaaaagatAAGTCTTCCATTGTTGTGAAGAGTGTTTTGCAGTTGTTATTGATACAATCATTGTCTGAACTCTTTGAAAGTGATGATTTCTATGAAAATGTGCCTTatgattatttgtttaaGATGGCAAAATTATTGTTCAAGAGCTACAATTTCGCTAAGAAGTTTAACGATGATTACGATTTGCGAGTCAGATTATGGAACGCGGGTGTGATTGAAAGGTTACCtaatttgttgaaacaAGAGTCGTCCTCTGCTGCTGTGTTTATAAACATTACATTCAGAATGTATTGTGATGATGACAAGGCGTCACCAGCAAACAAGCAAAGTTTATTGGATTATCTTGTACCATTGTGCAATACAATTGTCGAAAGGTATTCAGAACTCGATGAGACTAACCAACAACGAAATATTTCCACATGGAAGCCAGTAATAGTTGAAATCTATGAAGGTTATGTCGAATTAGATGATGACGACTTTACAAAACACTGTCCTGCATTGTATCATTTGactttgaaattgttttcaaagAGTATGTCAAGTGAGTTGCGTTTGGCAATGAAAGCTTTTTTAACTAGAGTGGGTGAAGAGTTTGTTAGTATTTCTGACAACAATAAGGAAAGAAGGTGA
- a CDS encoding uncharacterized protein (Ortholog(s) have role in peroxisome organization and peroxisomal membrane localization) — protein sequence MDTTDQSSDSLQQSPSISSSISSNSYKDFAIDVLNKAVVKGNSIAESNPGSKRAIAISTASTIVEMSLEKYSSSNLSSRRSGRSGSIDLTDEQISQIESVPSSADDNGDGNKRKSGHFADRMIEKLLKSVLPQDIPEREIFEKRLNDPERNKRPGLSFGILTSNVKQMASKMTNFFALQYEVLYIIAWKKPTKTISALVLYTAVCLWPHLVLAYPLLFVLFGVLIPGFVHRHPQRNPELIKVKKRGQSLLSFLFETPETSIVEDLINEEYLQASDEVASSTYSISEETSEVTVSSSMPTDSESPKKDDVAKHRKSQIALLINLRDFQNLTTDILKGINNAEKFYYETGGFKDERLSTFIFYGVLLSTFGILFVGKYVPWRLIFIQGGWTGAILCHPNCKKFLVDASKARKARAAIEKAKKEEKSVPEIIIEEADDTVTQFDRNDIIVDDSPEARTVEIYELQIKSILKHSWTFYRYSTTIYDKNNKARIAGKRPPGVDHLSKVYPPNDWKFDFGLVNKWNLDTKPKEFLRERSLNPNLFIVKNDESQGWIYDNMEGIVYSDIVYEFRRRRLYRECYRYGRPHKQPSKY from the coding sequence ATGGATACTACAGATCAATCCAGCGATTCGTTACAGCAATCACCTTctatttcatcttcaatatcGTCGAATTCATATAAGGATTTTGCTATTGACGTTTTAAATAAAGCTGTTGTCAAAGGAAATAGTATTGCAGAGTCAAATCCAGGTAGCAAACGAGCAATTGCCATCAGTACAGCATCAACAATAGTAGAAATGAGTCTTGAAAAGTACAGTTCCAGCAATTTAAGTTCCAGACGCAGTGGCCGCAGCGGTTCAATTGACTTGACTGATGAACAAATTTCACAGATTGAGTCAGTTCCTAGTTCAGCTGACGATAATGGCGACGGCAATAAACGTAAATCAGGTCATTTTGCCGATAGAATGATTGAGAAACTATTAAAATCAGTTTTACCACAAGATATTCCCGAAAGAGAGATATTCGAAAAGCGATTAAATGATCCAGAAAGGAATAAACGACCAGGATTGTCTTTCGGAATATTGACGTCCAATGTAAAGCAGATGGCTAGTAAAATGACCAACTTTTTTGCCTTACAATATGAGGTTCTTTATATTATTGCATGGAAGAAACCGACGAAAACAATCAGTGCATTAGTTTTGTACACTGCAGTGTGTTTATGGCCCCACTTAGTTTTAGCTTatccattattatttgtattatttggtGTTTTGATCCCTGGCTTTGTTCACAGACATCCACAAAGAAACCCGGAATTAATCAAAGTTAAAAAAAGGGGCCAGTCGTTGTTAAGTTTCCTATTTGAAACACCAGAAACAAGTATAGTGGAAGATTTGATCAACGAAGAATATCTACAAGCAAGTGATGAGGTAGCTTCATCTACATATTCGATATCAGAGGAGACTTCAGAAGTTACTGTTTCCTCACTGATGCCCACTGACTCCGAGTCGCCAAAGAAAGACGATGTTGCCAAACATAGAAAATCACAAATTGCCttattgatcaatttgagAGATTTTCAGAATTTAACGACAGATATTTTAAAGGGTATTAATAATGCAGAAAAGTTTTATTACGAAACAGGTGGGTTCAAGGACGAAAGATTATccacttttattttttatggTGTCTTACTATCCACATTTGGGATACTATTTGTTGGAAAGTATGTGCCATGGCGATTAATATTTATTCAAGGAGGATGGACAGGGGCAATTTTATGCCATCCCAACTGTAAAAAATTTCTCGTTGATGCCAGCAAGGCCAGAAAAGCCAGAGCAGCTATAGAAAAAGCcaaaaaggaagaaaaatcTGTACcagaaattattattgaagaaGCCGATGATACAGTTACACAGTTTGATCGTAACGATATCATTGTGGATGATTCACCAGAGGCTAGAACTGTTGAAATCTATGAGTTACAAATCAAGAGTATTTTAAAGCATTCATGGACATTTTATCGCTATTCCACCACTATATatgataaaaataacaaagCAAGAATTGCTGGGAAACGCCCACCTGGCGTTGATCATTTATCCAAAGTGTATCCACCGAATGACTGgaagtttgattttggacTTGTCAATAAATGGAATTTAGATACCAAACCAAAAGAGTTTCTTCGTGAGAGATCTTTGAATCCGAATCTATTTATTGtcaaaaatgatgaatctCAAGGCTGGATATATGATAATATGGAAGGCATTGTTTATCTGGATATTGTTTACGAGTTTAGGAGAAGAAGGCTATACCGAGAATGCTACAGATATGGTCGTCCTCACAAACAACCCAGCAAGTATTGA